Genomic segment of Ralstonia pickettii:
TACGTGCTGGAGATCGACGTGCCGTTCGACGCCATCATCGAGCGCATGAGCGGCCGTCGCGTGCACGTGGCGTCGGGCCGCACATACCACGTCAAGTACAACCCGCCCAAGACCGAAGGCGTGGACGATGAAACCGGCGAACCGCTGATCCAGCGCGACGACGACAAGGAAGAGACGGTGCGCAAGCGCCTGGACGTGTATGAGAACCAGACGCGTCCGCTGGTGGACTATTACTCGCAGTGGGCCGCCAACGGCAACAGCGCCGCCAAGGTCGCGCCGCCGAAGTACCGCAAGATCAGCGGCGTGGGCACCGTCGACGAAATCACGGCCCGCGTGTTCGGTGCGCTGCAGGACTGAGCACCCAGCAATACCCGCCAGGAAGAAAGGCGCCTCGATCATGAGGCGCTTTTTTTTTTGCTCGATCGCCGGCCGCTTCGCGCTAACATATGACGCTGAACTTGACGCGAACGTAAACGTCAAGTAACTCGCAATCCACACACGAGGAGACACGGCATGGAGATTCGCGATCAGGTATTCATCGTCACCGGCGGTGCGTCGGGACTGGGCGCCGGCACAGCACGCACGTTAGCGGAAGCCGGCGGCAAGGTGGTGATTGCAGACCTGAACGAAGCGGCCGGCACGGCGCTGGCGCAGGAACTGGGCGGTCGCTTCGTGCGCTGCAACGTCACGTCCGAAGCGGACGGGCAAGCCGTTGTAGAAGCCGCCACATCGCTTGGTACGCTGCGCGGGCTGGTGAACTGCGCCGGGATTGCCACGGCGTCGCGCACGGTGGGCAAGACGGGGCCGCACCCGCTGGACCAGTTCGCACGCGTGATCAACATCAACCTGATCGGCACGTTCAACATGATCCGGTTGGCAGCGACGGCCATGGCCAGCAATGCGCCTGATGCCGGCGGCGAGCGCGGCGTGATCATCAACACCGCATCGGTGGCGGCATTTGACGGGCAGATTGGCCAGGCCGCCTACGCGGCATCCAAGGGCGGTGTGGTGGCGATGACGCTGGCGATTGCACGTGACCTGTCGCGTGACGGCATCCGCGTGATGACGATTGCGCCGGGCATTTTCGAAACGCCGATGCTGCTCGGCATGCCGGCCGAAGTGCAGGACGCGCTGGGCAAGATGGTGCCGTTCCCGCCGCGCCTGGGTAAGCCGTCGGAATATGCGCAGCTCGCGCGTGCGATCGTTGAGAACCCGATGCTCAATGGTGAGACCATCCGCCTGGATGGCGCCATCCGCATGCAGCCGAAATAGGCGTGGCGATCAGGTCATGAGGCGGCGGGCAGCGCCATCCGGCGAATCATCTGCCACGCCGCTTCGGCCGCCGGAGACAACGACCGGTCATGTCGCCGCGCCAGCACGATCGCGCGCGTTTCCTTAGGCGACAACGGTACCGCGACCAATGGCGAAGAAGACGGCAGCGGCAACGACAGCGACGGCACCACGCCCGCGCCGATACCGGCTTCCACCATGCCGAATACGGCGCTGCTGTGACCCATCTCCTGCGCAACGTCCGGGTGAACGCCGTGGCGCAGGAAAATGCGGTCGATGAGCGGGCGGCTGCCCGAAGCATGGTCGAGCAGGACGACCGCCGTGCGATGCAAATCTTTCCAGCGCACACTGCTGCGCTGCGCGAACGGGTGATCCTTGCGACAGACGAGGCAGAACGGATCGACCAGCAGTGGCTCGGTCCATAGGCCTTCGGTATCGAGGGGTTCCACCACCACCCCAAAATCGGCTCCGCCTGTGCGGATCAATTGCAGCGTGTCGACCTGCACGGAGTCACGCACGATCATGCGGATGTCTGGATAGCGCACCGCGCACTCCGCCACGTAGACCGGCATCAACCGGGTCGACACGGTCGGACTGGACGCCACGACAACGCGGCCGCGCCGCTGCTCGCTCACCTGTCGCGCCTGTTGCAACGTGTCGTCCAGATCAGCGACGAGACGATCCAGCGCCGTCGCCAGCGAGCGGCCCACTTCCGTCAGCACGACTTCGCGGGTGGTGCGATCGAGCAGCTTCAAGCCCAGTTCGCCTTCCAGCTCGGAGATCGAGCGGCTCACGGCCGGCTGGGTCAGGCCGATGGTGTCGCCCGCCCGGCTGAAGCTGTGCGCGCGTGCCACCGCGAGAAAGACGCGCAACTGGCGCAACGTCACATTCATGCTGATAGCGTATGAATTGATTTGATCAATGCATTTGTATTCTAGATAGGGATGTTGTGCAATAGCGGCTATCCCGCCATCCAACCGCGCCGTCATGTAATGGTGACCGCGCACGCACATGAATATCCCGCTGTTGTCTCCGTTGTTGTCCCAGATCGATGGGTTCATCCGCGCCATGCTGGTGATGGTCGCGCTCGCCCTTTTCTTCCCGGCGCTTGGCGCGAGCGACGGCCCGCTGCGGCTGGACATTGTCACCATCGTCGGCGTATCGCTGGTGTTCTTCCTGCACGGCGCGGCACTCTCCCGCGAGAAGATCGTCGAAGGCGCGCGCAACTGGCGCCTGCATCTGTTCGTGCAGAGCTGCACCTTCATCCTGTTTCCGCTGATCGGCGCGGTCATCCTGTTTGCGTGCAAACCGTTCATTCCGGCTGAGCTGCTGCTGGGCGTGTTCTATCTGTGCGCGCTGCCATCCACGGTGTCGTCGTCGGTGGCGATGACAGCCATGGCCAAGGGGAACGTACCGGCCGCCATCTTCAACGCGACCATCTCGGGCCTGATCGGCATGATCGCCACCCCGCTGCTGATGAGCTTTGTGATCCAGGCGTCGGGCGCGGACCTGTCGGTGGGCAAGGCGCTGCTGGGCGTGGCAGAACAACTGCTGCTGCCGTTCGTGCTGGGTCAGTTGCTGCGCCCGGTGCTCGGCGGCTTCATCAACAAGCACAAGGCGATCATCAGCAAGGTCGACCGCGCGGTGATCCTGCTGATCGTCTTCAACTCGTTTGCCGATTCGACGCACGCAGGGGTGTGGTCGAAGTATCCGTGGGAGACGATCGTGGCGGTGGCCGTCATGAGCAGCGCGCTGCTGTTCGTCGTCCTGGGTGCGACGACATGGCTGTCGCGACGCGCGGGCTTCAACCTTGCCGACGAAATCACCGCCGTGTTCTGCGGCTCGAAGAAGAGCCTGGCGAACGGCGTGCCGATGGGGAAGATCCTGTTTGCCGGCAACTCCGCGCTCGGCCTGATTGTGCTGCCGCTGATGATCTATCACCAGTTGCAGCTGATTGTGTGCTCGACGCTCGCGCGCAGGTATGCGGATCGCGTGGCCCACGCCGAGAACAGCCCAGCTACCCCGGCGAGCCGCGTGGCTTGATCAAGGCAAGCGCGTCAGATTTTCGAATTCCGCTTCTGGCCAGTGGTAGGTGCGCACCCACGCGTGCCCGCCATCGGCCGTCTCCAGCCAGTCCCGGCTGACCGACACACCGCCCAGGGCTTCGTAGAAGCCGATCGCGGCGGTGTTCGCCTCGTACACCAGCAGATGTAACTGTGTGATGCCCTGAGCCACGGCCCAGCGCGCCGCTTCGCCCATCAGGCGCTTGCCGACACCATGGCCGCGTGACGTCGGCAGCAGATGCAGGTTGTCGACGAGCGCGCCCCATGGCGTATTGTCTTCACGCATGGCGCAGAGGAAACCGATGGTCTCGCCATCCAGATCGGCACACCACACGTATTGCCCGGCCACGG
This window contains:
- a CDS encoding 3-hydroxyacyl-CoA dehydrogenase codes for the protein MEIRDQVFIVTGGASGLGAGTARTLAEAGGKVVIADLNEAAGTALAQELGGRFVRCNVTSEADGQAVVEAATSLGTLRGLVNCAGIATASRTVGKTGPHPLDQFARVININLIGTFNMIRLAATAMASNAPDAGGERGVIINTASVAAFDGQIGQAAYAASKGGVVAMTLAIARDLSRDGIRVMTIAPGIFETPMLLGMPAEVQDALGKMVPFPPRLGKPSEYAQLARAIVENPMLNGETIRLDGAIRMQPK
- a CDS encoding bile acid:sodium symporter family protein, which encodes MNIPLLSPLLSQIDGFIRAMLVMVALALFFPALGASDGPLRLDIVTIVGVSLVFFLHGAALSREKIVEGARNWRLHLFVQSCTFILFPLIGAVILFACKPFIPAELLLGVFYLCALPSTVSSSVAMTAMAKGNVPAAIFNATISGLIGMIATPLLMSFVIQASGADLSVGKALLGVAEQLLLPFVLGQLLRPVLGGFINKHKAIISKVDRAVILLIVFNSFADSTHAGVWSKYPWETIVAVAVMSSALLFVVLGATTWLSRRAGFNLADEITAVFCGSKKSLANGVPMGKILFAGNSALGLIVLPLMIYHQLQLIVCSTLARRYADRVAHAENSPATPASRVA
- a CDS encoding LysR family transcriptional regulator, which gives rise to MNVTLRQLRVFLAVARAHSFSRAGDTIGLTQPAVSRSISELEGELGLKLLDRTTREVVLTEVGRSLATALDRLVADLDDTLQQARQVSEQRRGRVVVASSPTVSTRLMPVYVAECAVRYPDIRMIVRDSVQVDTLQLIRTGGADFGVVVEPLDTEGLWTEPLLVDPFCLVCRKDHPFAQRSSVRWKDLHRTAVVLLDHASGSRPLIDRIFLRHGVHPDVAQEMGHSSAVFGMVEAGIGAGVVPSLSLPLPSSSPLVAVPLSPKETRAIVLARRHDRSLSPAAEAAWQMIRRMALPAAS
- a CDS encoding GNAT family N-acetyltransferase, encoding MTTLVLREGGASDASTIADIHTRSWQTAYRGLGVLSDAYLDGVANAEMHAKWHERMTAPVAGQYVWCADLDGETIGFLCAMREDNTPWGALVDNLHLLPTSRGHGVGKRLMGEAARWAVAQGITQLHLLVYEANTAAIGFYEALGGVSVSRDWLETADGGHAWVRTYHWPEAEFENLTRLP
- the adk gene encoding adenylate kinase, which translates into the protein MRLILLGAPGAGKGTQAKFICEKFGIPQISTGDMLRAAVKAGTPLGIEAKKVMDAGGLVSDDIIIGLVKDRLQQPDCKNGYLFDGFPRTIPQAEAMKDAAVAIDYVLEIDVPFDAIIERMSGRRVHVASGRTYHVKYNPPKTEGVDDETGEPLIQRDDDKEETVRKRLDVYENQTRPLVDYYSQWAANGNSAAKVAPPKYRKISGVGTVDEITARVFGALQD